The sequence gctataaaaagaaataaagtagtgaagcatatgacaacatggatgaacctggagggcattatgttcagtgaagcaacccagatacagaagaacaaatactgtatgattgtgctatttttttttttaatatggaacgcttcacgaatttgcgtgtcatccttgcgcaggggccatgccaATCTTCTCTGTaacgttccaattttagtatatgcgCTGCCGAAGTGAGCactgattgtgctattatgaactacatatattatgtatagtcatggagttaataactataACATAGGTCACCAAATAGAAGGAGAGTAGATaacggaaagctgagggttaacctaTGGAGAATTGGTAgataatggaaagctgagggttaacctatgtagaattggtaaaaatatttttggaaataaatagaaatagtgaaagcacatcatagtgtttgtaactagcagtgctaatatggGTATgcctggttgaaagggaaagtctaaggtaatgtatatttctagaaggaaagataaaagcgtaacatgggactatatagcatagtgaaacctcaagtgaaatatgagtatgggtaaaattgcatatataagactgtttttctttgaaactgacaaatgtacattaatgttacaagatgttaataccaGGCAAATACACAACCAAAACAAAATATGGACAATAgtgtatggtattttttttttttaagatttatttatttatctccccttccttcccaccccagttgtctgttctctgtgtctatttgctgcgtgttctttctttgtccgcttctgttgtcagcggcaagggaatctgtgtttctttttgttgcgtcatcttgctgcgtcaaccctgtgtgtgtgcagtgccattcctgggcaggctgaactttctttccctctgggcggctctccttacggggcgcactccttgtgtgtggggctcccctacacaggggacacccctgtgtggcagggcactccttgcgcgcattagcgctgcgcataggccagctgcacacgggtcaaggaagcccagggtttgaaccgtggacctcccatgtggtaggccgatgccctaaccactgggccaagtctgctgccctagTGTATGGtattatattaataatcttccattgagggtaaaagaaaaaaaaggaaatatactaagtgaaagaaactagacaaaagatactacatattgttcgactccatctatacaaaatatgaatacaaattaattagaaagaaggaaacagaatagcagctatgtacagcaggggaagcatagagagtttGAAAGGTGATTCTTAAGGAGtagttattattggaataatgaaaaatgctctaataatgactgaagtgatgaatgtacaactgtgtgattataccaatcaCTGATTATAAACTTTcaatggattgtatgctttataaatatgtatcaataaaattgattaaaaatagaAGCCTGGCAGCAAGGCAGTTTGGGAAGACGTGAGGGAAGGGAAGTGGCTCACACATGCTGAAGGGAAGGGACTAGAAGGACAGGATTCCAAATTAGTCATCACATTACATTTTGGCATCAAACATGCTTGGGCTTTACCATTGACTGTGTTGCCTGAGGCAAGTGACTCAGCCTCTCTGAACTTGCACTTCCTCTAATGTTAATTCATTTCTCAGAGGGTTGTGAGAGGCCTTGGCAAGACATGCTTATAAAGCAGTTATCCCAGCCTGGTCCACGGAGCCCTGGGGAGACAGTCGCTAGGGTAATTATGAATGTTGTTGAGTTTATTAATGGTGCCATTTTAACACCAATATCGTTGAAGCAGCAGACTGTGAAGTTTAAAAGCATAAACTATAAAAGCTGGTCTTCCTGAATTCAAATCTTGACTCTGGCACTTACCAGCTAGGTGATTTTGGGCAAATAACTCCATCCCTCTGGGCTTTGGTTTCCTTGTGGGCATGATAGTAATGACATCTACCTGCATCAGTCTGAATAGGCAAGGTTATGCTGGCGTAACAAATGAGCCCTGGAGCTCAGTAGACTAACACCTCAAAATGTATTTCTTGCTCACACAAAATCTGCTGTGGGCTGGGTGATAGTGGGTAAGTATTTCTCACTGTTGCTGGGGCAAGAGGGAGGAAGCATGGAGCAtccttattgttttgtttttttttttcatggtcagttcagtgattttttttaataagagaaattgtaggtttacagaaaaattcatgcagaaagtacagagttctcatatacccagCTTCACATACAGTTGCAGTGGCTTTTAAATGCTTCCACCTGGAAGTGACACACCTAACACTCTAGCTCGCATTTCACAAAACAAGCCACACAACCGTGCCTAAGTTTAAAGGAGTCTGGGAGATGCTGGGAGGCATTAGTAGCACTTGCAGTACTATCTCATTGATGGTGTTGACAATTCAATgagaaaatccacaaaaaaagtcACTCATCatcaacaaatgtttactgaatgcCTAATATGGGCCAGACACTGTTTTGGGGACTGGGTACACATCAGCAAACTGGACAGACAAATCCCTGGCCTCAGGGAGCTTACTTTGTAGTGGGTGAGAGAGACAAGAAACAGATGAGTATATAGCATGTTAGCTGCTGAGAAATGGTAAGAGCATGGTGGGGGTTGAGCAGAGGATCCCAGAGGACCTTCCTGATCACTAGCACTGTAGACTTCAGGCTCTGAGGTAAGGGACTAAGGTGGGCTGGAGATGGCCGTGGTAGTGGGGTAGTGTCCCTCACACATGCTGGGAGAGGGACTCTCTGGACACCACTGGGTCTCCTTGTCGGAGTGTTGCCTGTCTTCAGCTGGGAACATCCAGGTTGAGCTGCCAGTAGGGCAGGCCCCTTCTTACTTTCTCAGGCAGGAGACAAAAGCAGAGAGGTGACAGGCCCAGATCACCAGGCCTTTGGTGAGAACTTTGACTCTTCCCTGGAGTGAGGGGCAGCCAAGGAAGGGCCCTGAGCCCAGGCCCTGATCTGAGCCAGGTGTTCACAGGCTCCCTCTGGCTGCATGTGGGGAGCAGACTGGGGGACGGGGCAGGGacaggaggagggagaagaggaaggaggctcCTGGGATGGTCCAGGCGGGAGAGGATGGAGGCTGCACCAGAGTGGAGCagtggagggggaaaggagtttaGATTCCATAAGTGGAGCCAACAAGGTTTGCTGACAGGTTGGAGTGGGTGTGAAGGACAGAGGGGTCAAGGACGACCCTGGGGTGTTAGGCCTCAGGCACTGGAAGAGCAGGACTACCACTGGCAGAGGTGGGGAGGGAGCAGTTCTGGAGGAAGGTGGGAGCTGAGTTTAGGATGTGGCATCTGGGATATCTCTAAGACCCCTCCCCTTCTGCCATGGAGATGGTGAGCAGGAGGCAGGACAGAGGAGCACATAGGAGCCCGGAGCTCAGGGGGTCTCTGGGCTGAAGACAGAAACTCGGCTGTTAGCAGCCTAGAGATAGACTTCAAGCCATGGCATGGGTAAGGCCCCCCTACAGCATGTGCAGGACAGAGAGGAGGACCAAGTCCTGGGGCTGACCAGGGTTAGGAGATCTGGGAGGCAGACCTAGATCACAACATGATTACAATGGACAGTGTATGCCATGCGAAAGTACAAGTCATTTTGAGAGCATATAACTGAAAGCCTCAGCTAGTTTTGGGTGGGAGTGGGTCAGGGAGGGTTTCCTGGAAAAGGTGACTCCTGAGCTGACACCCAAAGCCTGAGTAGCTACAAAACCAGGCATAAAACGACAGTAggagtgttccaggcagagggcacAGCTCACACAAAGGCCTGGCAGCAGTGAGCCAGGAAGAGGACAGGCCGCTGAAGGCACTCAGTTCAACTGAAACTCTGAGTGGCAGGGAGGGGTGCGGAGACAAGGGAATCCAGACTAGTCACCACCAAAAGATTTGGCCTCAGCCAAGCTCAGGTTCAGGCCTGGTTCTGCCACCCTCTGTGACCTGAGGCCACGCAGCCTCCATTTTCTCTCCTGTTGGTTCCTGCCTCAGACACGAGGCTTGTGTAGCAGCTGCCTGGCCTGGCCCCAGGAAGCCCTCAGGAAGCATTAGCTGCGAATGTGGTTGTCTGTTGTGACCTTGTTATTTGAGCTATTATCATATTAATTATGTGACTGGGGAGCCAGTGCATTAGGGTAGTGATTAAGGGCACAGGCCAGGGAGCCTGACTGAATGGGTTTAGGAGTCAGTttacctatctgtaaaatggggaaaataaaagtaACCACCCATAGGGGTGGTATGAAGACAAATGAGGAGACATGAGTAAAGCACTTAGGGAGGGGCTTGGCAGTCATTGTGTGGGCAGCGGTGGGGTCAGCACGGGTGGCCACAAGCACAGAGGCATTTAATAGCTCCCGTTTACTAAGAGTTTATCACTTAATTCTAATAGGGGTCTagtgaggggaggagagggagaccCTTAAGTCTCACTTTACAGAGGAGCAAATCGCAGCTCAGAGATTTCAAGTCACTGTCTTGGGATGGCACAGACATTAAGGGGCAGAGTTAGGGTTCAGCCTCAGGCCTCACCACCCTCCAGGGGAGGCGCTAAGGCCCAGAGAGCTCCCTCTGAGGAGCTGTGGAGAGCCCTGAGGAAGTACAGGGTGCACAGTTTGGACGCTGGAAATAGAGCAGGTGACAGCAGTAGCGGTTTTTCCTCTCAATTACCCCGCCGCAGGCCCGCCCAGTACCTCGGTAACAACTGGAGAGACTGTGGCCAGAGGACCCTTCCTCAGTCCCGGCCCTTCTTTAGACCAGAAGACTGAGTCGAGACATTGGACCCGGCCAGGAAAAACGACCCCCGACTCGGGGATGGAAGTGGATGGAGCAAGACTGCTTTCCCAGCTGGGGAAGTCCTACTCGCAGTTTGACCGCCATCCATGCTGCTGCAGGGACCGGGGAAGACCAGTCTAGCCTCAGTCCCTAATACAAATGCGGACGGTTGTCCCCGGAGTGCGAACCAAACAAAACTGGGGGCCTCCAAATGTTGTCTGTGGCCGCCAGGCCTGTATAGAGGCCGTATGCTAAAAGCACTTTTTCGAACGGACCGAAGACCGCATCTGCAGCTGGGTGGAGGTGAACCTCGGGCGCGGGTTCTCGGCGGGTGCTTAAAGTTTCTCCAAATTCTTGAGAGAAGCCCTCAAACCATTTCAGGTCGGGGCGGGGTTGGAACTCACCCGCTGAAGGGCGGAGCCACGGCTACACGGCCCCTAACGCCGAGATCGGCGTGCGCAGGCGCAGTTGATGACATCGGCTCTAGGACCGCGCGGATGCCGCCTGGGCCGCTTCGCGGAGCCTGAACCCCGCAGAGCCGCCTGAGTCACCGGCCACGCCCTCCGGAGCCGGACGCAGCCCGAGGCCCGGGAGGAGTAGACCAACGGGCCGCGCGACCCACGGACCTGGGAGCTAGGCGGTGAGCGTTCGGCCCGgatccccccaccccaacccgtAGTCCCGGCCCCGGCGGGCCCCAGAGCTGATGAGACCCGAGGTCCTGGCCTCAGGAATCCCCAGAGCTATCCGGCCCCCGTTATCCTGGCCCCGGGGTACCCCCGTCTCGTGATCCGAGTTGCGCTCTTATAGATTAGAGTGGTGCCCCCTAAATTCTGCCCTGGGACCTCCAGAACCACAATCCTAGATGCGTGCCCCCAGCTTCAGTGGGGACCCTGTTACCCTGCGCCTGGGATCACGACCTCAGACGTGAGGCCACAGCCCGGCAGTGACACGGTAATCCCGCCGCTGGGAGTTCCCAGACCCTCGCTTCCACTTCCGGGATTCCCTCAAGTCCGCCCGGGACCCACAGGCCGATGATCCTAGGTCCGCGCCCCTGCCCGGCCGAGGACTCCAATTCTGGGGTTCTGGGTCTCAGATTCGAGCGCCCGCCCACGTCGGAGACGCCCCGTATCTGCATACACTGCCCGTCCCGACCGGGCCCTCCCCTTAGAGACCGCGGTGCGTGGACTCGAGCCCGACGGCGACCCTGTAGACCTGAGGGGTTTCAAACCTGCTCCTCCGTCCCTCTCCCACCCACCCGAGGACCACCCTCCCCCGCAAGCACAGACCCCAGCCGGAAGACCGGCCCCCACCAGAGGCCTCCCCCACATCCAGCTGCCGAAAATTTGTTCTTTGGGGGTCCGGGGAGTTCCGGGGCGCGGCGGCCCCCTGACCGTCTTTCCCTCCTCAGGAGTCCTTCGAGTCGCAGCCATGTTCCTGGTTAACTCGTTCTTgaagggcggcggcggcggcgggggaggcggggggccTGGGCGGAGGCCTGGGGAATGTGCTCGGAGGCCTGATCagcggggctgggggcggcggcggcggcggcggcggtggtggtggcggcggcggcggcggcggaatGGGCATGCGCATCCTGGGCGGGGTCATCAGCGCCATCAGGTAAGGAGAGGCGGGGCCCGGCTAGAACAGGCTCGGGGCGGCGCCTGGGCGGGGCTTTGGCGCGGaggcgggctgggggcggggcctagCGAAACCAGCCCTTTCTCGTGGGGGCGGGGCTTGCTGGGGGGAGGTGTCAGTGAGGATGTGGGCCCAAGAGGGACTTACCCTGATGGAAGCGGGCGGGGTCTTGGGAGACGGGAGGCTTGCCCTGCCTGCATGTCCCAACCTGGAGAGAAACGTGGAAGGGGTGGAGCCATattggctgggggcggggcttgAAGTGGGCGTGGCCTTGCTGCCCTAGGTGGGTTTATGAGGAGATGGGCCCAGGAGAGGCCGAGACCTAATGGTGTGGGGGAAATGGGCCTTGAAGGTGCAGGGTCTAGCTGGGAACTGGCTGAATTAATGGAGAAAAATGCTGTGGTGGCGGGTAGGGCAGGTAGTTGACAGGGACCTTTCCCACTGAGCAGTGATCCGTTGAAGGGGCGGGGCCTAATGAAGTTGGGGCGGGATGCTGGGAATACAGGCATTCGGGAGGGGGGGTAGTCTTGGGCAAATGGTACCTAAGGAGGAGGGGCAGGCCCGGGGAAACTGGGCACATCGTCTAGGAAGGGAGCCCTCCAAGGGGCGGGGTCAACTGAGTCTGGGTGAGATTCTGGGCTGGAAATGGGTGGGGTCAGGACGATTCTGGAATCTGCCATTGGGTACGTGGTCCCTGGCGGTAGTGGAGCCTGCGGTGGGGGCAGGCCCGTGGGTTTCCTGGCGGGTGAAGCTGGCCTGATGGAAGGAAAGGGGGGACTTGACCAGGGCAACAAGGATAGGGGCAGGTGAGGACAAGGATGGATGGCGCAGAGGAAGGGACCATGTAGGGAGGGTGTGGGCTGGGGTTTCAGAGTTTGGGATGTGGGGGCTCGCGGTGGCAGTtttgctggccttgccagttgGAGGCCCCGCCCCCGACACTAACTCCCCGTGTCTCTTCTCAGCGAGGCGGCTGCGCAGTACAACCCAGAGCCCCCGGTGAGCTGCCCCTTtttccccccaaggccctttccAGTCCCATCCCTGTCACTTTGGAGAAggctctttccccctccctcctatGAAACCCCTCTCCTGTTAAGTTTTACTTGCCATTTCCCCCAACTTAGCTGTGGATCTTAGCCAGCCAACACTCCCCATTCCTTTGCTCACTCCTCCACCCAGTCCACTCTGACTTCCCCACCTAGCGCACTTTGGTGGGGGCATCTTCCTGGCCAACACACCCCTCTCCCTACCTGCTCTGAGATCTCATCCCTCTGCAGCCCCCACGCACCCATTACTCCAACATTGAAGCCAACGAAAGTGAGGAGGTGCGACAGTTCCGGAGACTATTTGCCCAGCTGGCTGGAGAGGTAAGTAACCGGGGACCCCAGGCCCTGTCCTAGCCCTTCCCTTGCCTTCTTCTGGACTGCCTGGCACACACATACTTGATTGACGGTGACAATCCCAAAGTGCCCATATTCTGCTAGGACATGCCCACTACTTCTGGTCACCCCTGACCTCCTCCCCCCCTTACTTCTCCCCGCAGGACATGGAGGTCAGTGCCACGGAACTCATGAACATTCTCAACAAGATTGTGACCCGACGTGAGTGACTGGATAGGGCACATTTAGGTATGGGGGCTGAGGTGGCTGTGACCCCTGGCCGTTGACCTTTATTTTAACCTGTTCCTCCAGACCCTGATCTGAAGACGGATGGTTTTGGCCTTGACACATGTCGCAGCATGGTGGCCGTGATGGATGTATCCTTGGGGGCAGTATGGGAGAGGTCCTGGGCAGAGGGGGAATTTCCTGAGTGTTTGGTTGGGACAGCTTTCATAGGTACGTGAACAAGCATTTGTGAGAGCAAACAGCCGCATGAGGACATGGTACCAATAAATAGTAGCAGCAGTGGCTGTCACAGCTGGGTACTTTACCTACATTGTGTGACTGAACATTCAGAGCCACCCTACTAGACAAGCATTACCTTTATACtctataggtgaggaaactggcTCAGAGAGAGGCATTCATTTGTCTGAAGTTACAGTGGCAGGATAGGAATTTACCTACATTGCGTGACTGAACCTTCAGAGCCACCCTACTAGACAAGCATTACCTTTATACtctataggtgaggaaactggcTCAGAGAGAGGCATTCATTTGTCTGAAGTTACAGGATAGGAATTTGAACTGAGGTCTTTTGGGTTTGAGAACCCAAGCTTATAACTGCTCTTATGCCCATGTCCACACTTAGCCACATACATGGAACGTAGGGACACACATGCATATGTGCACATGGGCCTGTAATTAGCCAGCCTTGGGTGTCCCAGCTCCAGCTCTTAGCAAGGTTACTGAGCCTCTCCATACCTTGATTTCC is a genomic window of Dasypus novemcinctus isolate mDasNov1 chromosome 18, mDasNov1.1.hap2, whole genome shotgun sequence containing:
- the CAPNS1 gene encoding LOW QUALITY PROTEIN: calpain small subunit 1 (The sequence of the model RefSeq protein was modified relative to this genomic sequence to represent the inferred CDS: deleted 1 base in 1 codon), whose amino-acid sequence is MFLVNSFLKGGGGGGGGGGLGGGLGNVLGGLISGAGGGGGGGGGGGGGGGGGGMGMRILGGVISAISEAAAQYNPEPPPPRTHYSNIEANESEEVRQFRRLFAQLAGEDMEVSATELMNILNKIVTRHPDLKTDGFGLDTCRSMVAVMDSDTTGKLGFEEFKYLWNNIKKWQAIYKQFDVDRSGTICSSELPGAFEAAGFHLNEHLYNMIIRRYSDEAGNMDFDNFISCLVRLDAMFRAFKSLDRDGTGQIQVNIQEWLQLTMYS